A stretch of Pseudomonas sp. 7SR1 DNA encodes these proteins:
- the macA gene encoding macrolide transporter subunit MacA, which produces MEKSKFRKIAIVLVLVVVTGLVFYSAQSPGKPPEYLTATVERTDIENAVLATGTLQGVKQVDVGAQVSGQLKSLKVKLGDKVKKGQWLAEIDPLIAQNALRQAQVNEENLMARRQATAAQLKDAKATYERYKVLQPDDAISKQEYETAESNYRVEAANLLSLDAQIKDARIQVETARVNLAYTHIVAPIDGYVVGIVTQEGQTVIAEQLAPVLLKLADLDTMTVKAQVSEADVIHIKPGQEVYFTILGEAEKRYYATLRGTEPAPQNFLETQTAGTPKQNTAVFYNSLFDVPNPDHRLRISMTAQVRIVLDKAKAVLTVPVAALGAKNQDGSYVVRVLDAEGKAQPRNVQTGINNNVRAEIKDGLAEGDKVVIGEPAPAVAGA; this is translated from the coding sequence ATGGAAAAGTCGAAGTTTCGCAAAATCGCTATCGTGCTTGTCCTGGTCGTGGTGACCGGCCTGGTTTTCTACAGCGCGCAGTCGCCGGGCAAGCCGCCGGAGTACCTGACCGCCACGGTCGAGCGCACGGACATCGAGAACGCGGTCCTGGCCACCGGAACGCTGCAGGGCGTCAAGCAGGTGGACGTCGGCGCCCAGGTGTCGGGCCAGTTGAAGTCGCTCAAGGTCAAGTTGGGCGACAAGGTCAAGAAAGGCCAGTGGCTGGCGGAAATCGACCCGTTGATCGCCCAGAACGCGCTGCGCCAGGCCCAGGTCAACGAAGAAAACCTGATGGCGCGGCGGCAGGCCACCGCGGCCCAGCTCAAGGATGCCAAGGCCACCTACGAGCGTTATAAGGTGCTGCAGCCGGACGATGCGATTTCCAAGCAGGAATACGAGACCGCCGAGTCCAACTACCGGGTGGAGGCGGCCAATCTGCTGTCCCTCGATGCCCAGATAAAAGACGCCAGGATCCAGGTGGAGACGGCGCGGGTCAACCTGGCCTACACCCACATCGTGGCCCCCATCGACGGTTACGTCGTGGGCATCGTGACCCAGGAAGGCCAGACCGTGATCGCCGAGCAACTGGCACCCGTGCTGCTCAAGCTGGCCGACCTGGACACCATGACCGTCAAGGCCCAGGTCTCCGAAGCCGACGTCATCCATATCAAGCCGGGCCAGGAGGTGTATTTCACCATCCTGGGGGAAGCGGAAAAACGTTACTACGCCACCCTGCGAGGCACCGAGCCGGCCCCGCAGAACTTCCTCGAGACCCAGACCGCCGGCACGCCCAAGCAGAACACCGCAGTGTTCTACAACAGCCTGTTCGACGTGCCGAACCCCGACCATCGCCTGCGCATCTCCATGACGGCCCAGGTCCGTATCGTGCTGGACAAGGCCAAGGCCGTGCTGACGGTACCGGTCGCCGCCCTGGGTGCGAAGAACCAGGACGGCAGCTACGTGGTCCGGGTGCTGGATGCCGAGGGCAAGGCCCAGCCGCGTAACGTCCAGACGGGCATCAACAATAACGTCCGGGCGGAAATCAAGGACGGGCTGGCCGAAGGCGACAAGGTGGTCATCGGTGAGCCTGCCCCGGCCGTGGCGGGGGCCTGA
- a CDS encoding MacB family efflux pump subunit — MTQPLLELKGITRSFQAGEKAFIALKDINLTINAGEIVAITGASGSGKSTLMNVLGCLDHPSSGSYKVDGRETGSMNDHELAVLRRDHFGFIFQRYHLLPHLSALHNVEMPAIYAGAAESQRHSRAGELLGRLGLQGHLANRPSQLSGGQQQRVSIARALMNGGEIILADEPTGALDTASGKEVMKILLELNAAGHTVIIVTHDDKVAAHAQRIIEIRDGEIVSDRPNPQRTLEDQPPQEARPARVKPSNRLLASFGLFSEAFNMAWVALISHRMRTLLTMLGIIIGITSVVSIVAIGEGVKQYVLKDIEAIGSNTIEIMPGSDWGDSRSTAIETLVLSDVTALSDQYYIDSATPNLGRNLLLRYQNIDVNATVNGVSSSYFQVRGIKIGSGVKFSEDDARRQSQVVVIDHNTRQRLFGPHVDPLGKVILIDNLPCTVIGVTEDRKSVFNTNKNLNVWMPYETAAGRLLGQRFLDSITVRIKDGQPSKLVEDNVVKLLEQRHGIKDFFTYNLDSVLQTVQKTSQSLALLLSLIAVISLVVGGIGVMNIMLVSVTERTREIGIRMAVGARQSDIRQQFLVEAVMVCLLGGTIGIALSFGIGYVFSIFVKEWQMVFSMGSIITAVVCSTFIGIVFGFVPARNAARLDPINALARD, encoded by the coding sequence ATGACGCAACCACTGTTGGAACTCAAAGGGATCACCCGCAGCTTCCAGGCCGGGGAAAAGGCTTTCATCGCGCTCAAGGATATCAACCTGACGATCAACGCCGGGGAAATCGTGGCGATCACGGGGGCGTCCGGCTCCGGCAAGTCCACCCTGATGAATGTGCTCGGCTGCCTCGATCATCCGAGTTCCGGCAGCTACAAGGTGGATGGGCGCGAAACCGGTTCGATGAACGACCATGAACTGGCGGTGCTGCGACGCGACCACTTCGGCTTCATTTTCCAGCGCTATCACTTGCTGCCGCACCTGAGCGCGTTGCACAACGTCGAAATGCCGGCCATCTATGCCGGCGCCGCGGAATCGCAACGGCATAGCCGGGCAGGGGAACTGCTGGGGCGCCTGGGCTTGCAAGGGCACCTGGCCAACCGGCCCAGCCAGCTATCGGGTGGTCAGCAGCAGCGGGTGAGTATCGCCCGGGCCCTGATGAATGGCGGCGAGATCATCCTGGCCGACGAGCCCACCGGGGCACTGGATACCGCCAGTGGCAAGGAGGTGATGAAGATCCTGCTGGAGCTCAACGCGGCGGGGCACACGGTCATCATCGTCACCCACGACGACAAGGTGGCCGCCCATGCCCAGCGCATCATCGAGATACGCGATGGCGAAATCGTCAGCGACCGGCCCAATCCGCAACGCACGCTGGAAGACCAGCCACCCCAGGAAGCGCGCCCGGCCAGGGTCAAGCCGTCGAATCGCCTGCTGGCCAGCTTCGGCTTGTTCAGCGAGGCGTTCAACATGGCCTGGGTGGCGTTGATCTCCCATCGGATGCGCACGCTGTTGACCATGCTGGGGATCATCATCGGCATCACGTCGGTGGTCTCGATCGTCGCCATCGGCGAAGGGGTCAAGCAGTACGTGCTCAAGGACATCGAGGCCATTGGCAGCAATACCATCGAAATCATGCCGGGTTCGGACTGGGGAGACAGCCGCTCGACCGCCATCGAGACCCTGGTGCTGTCCGACGTCACGGCTTTGAGCGATCAGTATTACATCGACAGCGCCACCCCCAACCTGGGGCGCAACCTGTTGCTGCGATATCAGAACATCGACGTCAATGCCACCGTCAACGGCGTGAGTTCCAGTTACTTCCAGGTGCGCGGCATCAAGATCGGCTCGGGGGTGAAGTTCAGTGAAGACGATGCCCGCCGGCAGTCGCAGGTAGTGGTGATCGACCATAACACCCGCCAGAGGTTGTTCGGCCCCCACGTCGATCCCCTGGGCAAGGTGATCCTGATCGACAATCTGCCATGCACCGTCATCGGCGTGACCGAAGATCGCAAGAGCGTGTTCAACACCAACAAGAACCTGAACGTCTGGATGCCCTATGAAACGGCGGCCGGACGATTGCTGGGACAGCGTTTCCTGGACAGCATCACGGTAAGGATCAAGGACGGACAACCGAGCAAGCTGGTGGAGGACAATGTCGTCAAGCTCCTGGAACAACGCCATGGCATCAAGGACTTCTTCACCTACAACCTCGACAGTGTGCTGCAGACCGTGCAGAAGACCAGCCAGTCGCTGGCGCTGCTGCTCTCGCTGATCGCAGTCATTTCCCTGGTGGTGGGTGGTATCGGGGTGATGAACATCATGCTGGTTTCGGTGACCGAGCGTACCCGCGAGATCGGTATCCGCATGGCGGTGGGGGCACGGCAGTCCGATATCCGCCAGCAGTTCCTGGTGGAGGCGGTGATGGTGTGCCTCCTGGGAGGCACGATCGGTATCGCCCTGTCGTTCGGCATCGGCTACGTCTTCTCGATCTTCGTCAAGGAGTGGCAGATGGTGTTCTCCATGGGATCGATCATCACCGCAGTGGTGTGCTCGACCTTCATCGGCATCGTGTTCGGCTTCGTACCCGCCCGCAATGCCGCACGCCTGGATCCCATCAACGCCCTGGCGCGGGACTGA
- a CDS encoding diaminobutyrate--2-oxoglutarate transaminase family protein, which translates to MEALSYLENVESNARTYAQTFQRLFVSGKGMRIRDASGQEYLDCLSNAGTLALGHNPPEVRDAVMAFLGSDHLQQALDLATPAKHAFVQELFSMLPAKMREASKILFCGPSGSDAVEAAIKLARHYTRRSPLMAFHGGYHGMTAGALSAMGKLSPKSGDGLIAQGTHFLPFPYRFRCPFGTAGEHTDQLSIDYIRTVLSDPEGGVAKPAAVIVEVVQGEGGCIPASAQWLRALREITLEQDILLIVDEVQTGLGRTGTTFAIEHAGIVPDILVLSKAIGGGYPLAVVVYAEHLDTWGPGMHAGTFRGNQVAMVAGVATMQQIRRDNLVANAARMGELLQSGLRDIARRFACMGDIRGRGLMIGVEITRPAANQRAGQADGALAHAIKLNCFDNGLMMETGGRHGAVLRFLPPLTITEAEVGMVLDRFEQALAKTHETRPHLAREAV; encoded by the coding sequence ATGGAAGCACTCAGTTATCTGGAAAACGTCGAGTCGAACGCAAGGACCTATGCGCAGACTTTCCAACGGCTCTTTGTCAGCGGCAAGGGGATGCGCATCAGGGACGCCAGCGGCCAGGAGTACCTGGACTGCCTGTCGAACGCCGGCACCCTGGCCCTGGGGCATAACCCGCCCGAAGTCCGGGATGCCGTGATGGCGTTTCTCGGCAGCGATCATCTGCAGCAGGCCCTCGACCTGGCGACCCCGGCCAAGCACGCCTTCGTGCAGGAACTGTTTTCGATGCTGCCGGCAAAAATGCGCGAGGCCAGCAAGATCCTGTTCTGCGGCCCCAGCGGCTCGGATGCCGTCGAGGCCGCCATCAAGCTGGCCCGCCATTACACCCGTCGCTCGCCATTGATGGCGTTCCACGGCGGCTATCACGGGATGACCGCCGGGGCGTTATCGGCAATGGGCAAGCTGTCGCCCAAGAGTGGCGACGGTCTCATCGCACAGGGCACCCATTTCCTGCCGTTCCCCTATCGGTTCCGCTGCCCGTTCGGCACCGCCGGCGAGCACACCGATCAGTTGTCCATCGACTATATCCGCACCGTCCTGTCGGATCCCGAAGGCGGCGTCGCCAAGCCGGCGGCGGTCATCGTCGAAGTCGTGCAGGGGGAAGGCGGCTGCATCCCCGCCTCCGCCCAATGGCTGCGGGCATTGCGGGAAATCACCCTGGAGCAGGACATCCTGCTGATCGTCGATGAAGTCCAGACCGGCCTGGGCCGGACCGGCACCACCTTCGCCATCGAGCATGCGGGCATCGTGCCCGACATCCTGGTGCTGTCGAAGGCCATCGGAGGGGGCTACCCCCTGGCGGTCGTCGTGTATGCCGAGCATCTGGATACCTGGGGCCCCGGCATGCACGCCGGTACGTTCCGTGGCAATCAGGTGGCCATGGTCGCCGGTGTCGCCACCATGCAGCAGATCCGGCGGGACAATCTGGTGGCCAATGCCGCGCGGATGGGTGAGTTGTTGCAGAGCGGCCTGCGGGACATCGCCCGGCGGTTCGCCTGCATGGGCGACATCCGCGGTCGTGGTCTGATGATCGGCGTGGAGATCACCCGGCCAGCGGCCAACCAGCGTGCCGGACAGGCTGACGGTGCCCTCGCCCACGCCATCAAGCTCAACTGTTTCGACAATGGGCTGATGATGGAAACCGGAGGACGCCATGGCGCGGTGCTCAGGTTCCTGCCCCCCCTGACCATCACCGAAGCCGAGGTCGGCATGGTGCTGGATCGCTTCGAACAGGCCCTCGCAAAGACCCACGAAACCCGTCCGCACCTGGCACGCGAAGCGGTATGA